From the Gossypium hirsutum isolate 1008001.06 chromosome A02, Gossypium_hirsutum_v2.1, whole genome shotgun sequence genome, the window AACAAGGAAAATTAATCAAGAATGAGCAGGACATGATCCTTTGCCAATCAGATGGGAGAATTAAGATATAAAGAAGATGAAAACCAATATAATAAATGCAAAAACTTGATTTATTACCTGTAGCGTGGCCATGGAGTAAAAGATCACCATCATTCTCATGACCATTTGCAGCATCAAACATGAAGGACGCTTCAGGATTTGCCTCCAAGGAGGAACCAGTAGGAAGAAGTCCTACATTTTTaaccccaaaaataaaaaaataagtaaccATAGGGGTAAATTTTACTAATAAAGAAGCTTTTTTTTGGGGTACTGTTAAGCTTTCATTACATTTTAAGTTGGGAGGAGACGAGAAAGAATAGCActatatacatattcgaatcaTGGACATCATGGCAACAGAACTTAAAACTACACAACTTATTTGCCACTAGACCACTGGAGATCATGCCAGTAGAACTTAAACCCCCACAAGTTATTTACCACTGGACTATTAGCTGTGATAAAAACATGTGGCAGTTGGAgagaagaattaaaaaaaaaatacaataaacaaGATAAACTAATATGATgaatgcaaaaaaagaaaaagaaaaagaaaaaaactcaatGTATTACCAGCACCAACGACATTGTTGAAAATGTTATCATGATTGTTCGTAGCACCATACTCAGGCAAGTTATAATTTGCAGTAGCAGAATTAGTCCAGTCTCCTAAATTAACAAGAAAGTTAATTCAGGAAGCCGTGAGAAAGACCTTGaaattaagagttaaattaaccagcataaaaccaaaaattttaatgCCGAAAAGACATGAAAATCCTTCGCACAAATTGGGGGGGAAAAAGACACAaaccaaaaatatataatgatgaGTACAAAAACCTGCTTTATTACCCTGACTATTAGGGGCATCAGACCCAAAGGGCAAGTTATGATTTGCAAAaccagcagcagcagcagcagatgCCGTAATGTTGTAGTCCTGGTCTGCAAACATGTTAAAAAAGTCTATCAATACAACACCAAGCAATTTAATCAAGTTGTGGCTCGTGACTTATATAATTACCAAAGCATGTTTGCTGAAGAAAACCAGCCATGGAAGGTTGAAAGTATGTTGACCCTGTCTCTCCCAAACTCACTAATCCATTAACACTTTGTAAAACAGCTCCCGAAGTTGCTAAAACTTGACCACCTTGCACATTGGTCTGCAATGCAAACCATTCTACCATCTGCAATGTAGAATTCAATTCAACACTCAATGGAATATCAGAAACTCAAATATTCAATATACAGCATAATCGGCATACCTTTTCCAAAGAAGTAAGCATTTGCCCCTGCAATTGAAGAGAGATGAATTATAAACTTTATCTAACATAAGAGAATACTACCTCAACCAAAAAAATGGTGAGAACAAACCCTCCCCAACATGAAAAGAGACGACAAAACCTATTTCGGTACAAAAAGAGCATCCGAAAAGCTGTAACACATTTCCAATTCAGCTGGACGaagagaaaccgtccatgaaatTACAATAATTATTACAGTCAATGCATTCGACTATAGACACAAACATGATCAATTATTACAAAGAATTATCTGACTGATAACtaataactaatatatatatgtatgtatgaacAAATCCACaaaataaattagaataaatatagAGAAAACTAGATCCAATGACACTTAAACAAGGGATCTAAAAATTACCCTAATTTCCTTTCTACTACTAAGTTATGGCCTTatcataaaaaagaaataaatagtgATAAATCTTTGAATAAAAGATACATAAACTTAACCAAATGTTAAGTACTAACTACTAAGTAAAAATGGCaataaacataaattataaaaatttacaagaaaCAGTTTTCTGaacaagtattttttttaaaaaacaaagatTTATATAATACAAATTTCCGTACATCAACTTTCCATCCAGTGGGATTCCCCTGAATTGTTCCTAGTTTGCTGTCTATAAAAAAGCAATTATGATTtcacaaaataagattaaaaaacaGTCATATAAATGGGTATTCTAGGAGATTTCAAGGTTTTCCATGTGATTCAAACAAATTTATGATAGTTTAAGctaattattattgaaatgaaactaAAAGGAGAGAGGAATGGGAGTGCAGAACCTGTGCCTCAAGCTTTCTCTTAAGTTGTTGGATCTCATTTCCCATAACCCCAATTTTAGACTTGTATTCCTCTAGCTCCATTTTCGTCTTCTGGTGTTCATCCTTCAACTTTGGGATCTCTTGTTCCTCCTCCTTACGCCTCATCTTTAGTTATAAAATCACCAAAgcaaaaattaatcaattaattaattaaagacataaataaacgAAGGGGAAAAGTTGACGATCACTGTACTTTAATTTTCAGTCGATATCGTTTACAGTTCTCGTTATGTTTATCCTTCTGAGCTTGCGTTTTCAGAGATTTGGTACCCCTTCGTTTGGCTTGGATTCCGGTCTCAGCCTCCACTGCCGCTTCAGCGCCGCCCGTACCCCCCATTTCTTGAGGCGGCTGCTGCTTTCTTTTCACCATCAAACTAGATTACAAGAATAAAGCTGCCTCTCTACTTGATTACCCGGAATTTGTACTACACACTACTTTCGATTCCAAACAATTGATTGAATCTTTCAAAAAACTTGCATAGGGAATGGATCAAAGATTCAAAAAAACAAACGACGACTTCAAGTCAACGCCTCTAGATAAGAACAAAACGAAGAAAAAGTGATGAAAAGGTGAGAACCGTCCATTTCTGATAAACCTCCGAAAGGCTAAATCGGCAGTGAAGAAAAGAAACTCATcatctcaaattttgaagagaaaTAGTCTCTTCAGTCGAGTTATATAAAGATAGCAGAGCAAGGTGCAAAGTTAGAGTTCTGTTTTGATATAATTGTACTCAGTCCCTATACTCTttgttcatttaaaatttaatgtctttacttttaatattaagaatttaatccttttattttttgtttaataataTGTTTTTTGAAGTTACATGTAAGATACAACAGTTCCAATCAAAACATATGGCAGAAATTCGAATCTAAGcattcaaattttcaaagtctCGACTTTACCAATACAACCAACGTTTTATTAGATCATGTGTCGTGTCATTAATTGAACtttgattattaaattaaaagaatagaaaaactaaacttctaaaattaaaaagtaaaaatactaaaatttaaatatacaaaaatacagggactaaaaaaagaattaaaccTTTTTTTCTCAACTTTTTCACCTGCTCGCGCGAAAATTTCTCTCGATACCGTTTtcctaatttctttttaaaaatctacTTTTAGATTTAGAATATATCATAAAATTGGTATCACCATGCAATCCGACATCAAATTCgattcttttatataaaattaacttttattaCTTGAAGCTagtctaattttttatttaacaaatataaaaatatacatatagtagaacttaaatttttgtttgataattagattagtaaaactttaaatttttttattcaattaaagttttattttaatatttatacattttaattttaatatgtacATTTTATTAATTCCATTAATTATATTTACACTATTATTTCAGTTTATGATCGAATTGGTGTCACAAATCAACCGAACACCAACTCAGTTAGAGAATTTACTCTGATGTCTttctatatttaaaataaattttattattcgagaatactttatttttttatttttctaaaaaaatcaataaaaatttacatataataaaatttaaactcatgacaattgaattaataaaactttaatatttattaaaattaaaaataatagcataaaataatatatattaactgAAATGATTAAGTTAGTATCACCTTTAAATTAGATTCCAAcccaattaaaaaattatcaaaaactcgtttattttataaaataaaaaacattattttaataacatttatgtcattttgtattttgataaatctaaaaatattatatatagagagagagacaTGAGGAGATTATGAAATGTGAATAGATGACATCATAAGtttcacatttaatttttaaaataatttttttataaatttcttagGTGAATATTTTCACTCAActcttgaattaaaataatagCACATTCCAATCAATATTCTTttgaatattataataataaaaatattaattaaattaaaacttaattttttttaaattactacaAGAATAGCGACATCGCTAATATTTACTTagcaaatcaaaataattattttaaatttaaattatggcatttaaaaatgaattcattaactaatttaataaattcagTTTAtgcataaaaatagaaaatagaaaatatatttaaagtgTTATTGAGTTTCATTAAAATTTGTGAGGTCCAAATAGATTTGAATTAAACATGACTATTCATCACCGTTTTGTCTTatctatgatatttttattaatttaaccttCAAATTACACATTATCGCATGATACATCATTTATTTTTGTGGTCTTACATTACCTAAACAAActtcaataaatattttaaattctacattttttattttcttaaatgatTTTATTTGCCTGTGGGACTGTGCTataattttgggtgaaatttatgattttgtttgactttattttcaaatttttctatattcaaatttaagaaattaaattttggttgctttccttttataattgaatttttttagccttccaactttataaaaaaattttactttaactctacatttaattttttctttttttaacttttgagcttatattttttgttaaatcattttaaaatgagTAAAAAAGTTAATGTTTATTAACTTTGATGACATGATATACGTAGATTACCACATAAATGACccgtcaacatttaattaatttttaaaaatatttttgtttatagtttttattaattttttatttttttaaatagttgttataattttaaaatttttaaatttaaaaaataattaaatactgaTATTTCATACATGTGGATGTCATGTCAATAAGGTTAAAAAAACATTAACATTTCTTTTCATTTAGAggtaatttaacaaaaaaactcaagtttaaaggttaaaaaggtaaaaataaataaatgaaaggatttttttttaagttggaggaccaaataaatcattatatatttaaaatttaatttgaatttttacaAACTAAatactttagttttttttatgtaatatttagtttattcttttaatttttttgtttgaatattcaatttttttctcttgactctgattttttaatcattttattttttaataataaaaatatataaaacattaataattaaaaaaatatgagacaaataaaaaatttatagttttttttagtaGAAATGACTGATATTTATTAAGCACACGACTCAAGGTGGGTAGGCAAAAGTTTACAgcaaaaaacaaaatgaaaagacaACACAGCAGCAGGCCAAACGGCCAAAAACAACTAAAAACCGCACACTggaaaaacaaaaccataaatgCAAGTGATCCAAAACCACCCTAAACCAAAACCAAGACAGTTCACAATCAGAATACCAGCCGAAACAACTTCCTCCTCCTACGTTAAAAGACGATCTAGAGATGAGTAAAAGGAAACCCAAAAGCTTTGAGTCCAGCCATGGAGATTCAGAGAACCTTCTCCACAATTAAAGCAATCTACAATGAACTTTGGTGTCTCTGTGTCCAAACCATCCAATCATTTTCCACTATCATCTTTACTGAAACCGGAACCCCGTCAACCCAAATACTAGAACTTTGTCTTCTCCTTCCTTCGATTGCCAAAGTATGGGCCGCTCTATTGACCAGTCGGGGAACAAAAAGGTAACTAACTTCTTCAAAGCAATTTTCCAAATTACGAATATGATGAATAATAGATCTAAGAATCGATTTATCTTCTTCCTTTatcttaagtttttttttatgacCGTTAGAGAATCCCTTTCCACAACCAAGCACCGGAAACCCATTCTAAAAGCAAAGAGCAAAGCCCTTTCACATGCCCTTGCTTCAGCCACGAACGCGTCGACAACGTCCTCAAATAGATAAGTTTCTGCTCCTACAATTTCTCCTTTAGAACCTCTAGCCAAAATTGTTGTTGTAAAAGTTCTAGAGTCACTTTGAAAGGTtgtgttaaaatttaatttgataaaacccAAATCTGGAGGACTCCAAAATTCTTTCGGAAGAGATCTACAAGAAACTCCCAGCTCTTGGCATAGACTTATTTCTTGACCATAGCCTCGAATGAAACCTAACAGATCCTGCAAAGAAAATTTAACACCTTCATGAATCAACTTATTTCTTCTGTACCATAGAGCCCATAGGAAAATTGCAATAAGTTGTTTATTCTGTTCATCTGCTACAAAGAAAGTATTAACAAAATGATTTTTGCAGTTTAAAGTGCTATCGATTGGAGCAATTCTGATTTGAAGGGACGCCCAGACACTCTGTAGTATACCATAGGACCACAGAAGATGATTAGTATCTTCTGGAGCTTCCTTACAAAGATGACAATCAACTTCatctgtaacgcccctaacccgaattcgTCACCGGAATaaagttacggagcattaccggagttaccgatttatttattagatattttatttcatctaacgttcatatttgaacaaattaaaatcaatcatattgtgccttaaacatacttatttttctcgacatgttttacttgaatttattacttgtctcaatatacttaatttccttgtatcaacatatcaaaaataatcacatattgacatatcatgataaatatcattctttAGTCATttcttcaaaaacataaataaggtaaatcattatatcgatatttcatgcatttaaaaataaaattattacaatttaatctttatttccagtcgttattctcatacaaattgataacaacccatatattttataaattatcagaatttttcataatttcaacacttttcaatttaatccttaaaacatgttttttcccgatcttgaactaaattaataattttattcaattttgtaattttaaataataaaataatccgcTTCAtgcaaattgatcatttctaacatttttacaaaattattcataaagttttacttttatttaatttagtccctgagcctaaaacatgcaaattagttatgctagttgaatattcatacatatttttctcctcctcctctccattccacatccttaatttatataatatgcttataagtaacattatctataatttcactatttacttatatgtatattcaaagctgtccatttgagtcatagtcactaaattatctatatcttgagctacagaactccaaattaagatccgttaattttacctgaaattagactcacatttattcttaccataaaatttttataatttttggtttagccaattagtacagtttattcattaaattatcccctgttttgctatttgacagttctgaccactcttcactaaattttaattatctctttaaatgatgttatcatttgtttcttataaaaataaactaattaaggAATCTAACCATGTAAATTAtgtcccaaaattatttttttataatttttaatgattttttaaagtcagaataggggatctctaaatcattctgaaccagtctcacaaaaatataaatatatcagAATACAGAATTCCTTTACTTTCTCTATTTCTtgtatatgaaaatagactcaataagctttaattccatatctcacttagcttctaattaaatttataccatttttgtgatttttaaaagttagcctattgttgctgtccaaaactactttagtgcaatatattgattaccaagtttataacactcttatttccattctctaccatatttcccattattctctcatttcccttcactaatatatcaagaacatagatccttatataataaaactctaccttaacatcattttcatggttttgatattaccttacatgagaaactttacttaaaatatattgaaacctTAAAATTCTTACCTTGTCccattgattttaatctttaacttgatttttctctctcctccaacttctatttcttaaatccaacttgatattcgaACTCCCCTTAGTCtctttaacatttttctctcttggtagctatgaaaattcttttgatttttaggtgaaaagagtgaatttttggtg encodes:
- the LOC107951193 gene encoding uncharacterized protein isoform X2 — its product is MVKRKQQPPQEMGGTGGAEAAVEAETGIQAKRRGTKSLKTQAQKDKHNENCKRYRLKIKMRRKEEEQEIPKLKDEHQKTKMELEEYKSKIGVMGNEIQQLKRKLEAQGQMLTSLEKMVEWFALQTNVQGGQVLATSGAVLQSVNGLVSLGETGSTYFQPSMAGFLQQTCFDQDYNITASAAAAAGFANHNLPFGSDAPNSQGDWTNSATANYNLPEYGATNNHDNIFNNVVGAGLLPTGSSLEANPEASFMFDAANGHENDGDLLLHGHATGFQLSENPSSEAVWKSSP
- the LOC107951193 gene encoding uncharacterized protein isoform X1, producing the protein MVKRKQQPPQEMGGTGGAEAAVEAETGIQAKRRGTKSLKTQAQKDKHNENCKRYRLKIKMRRKEEEQEIPKLKDEHQKTKMELEEYKSKIGVMGNEIQQLKRKLEAQGQMLTSLEKMVEWFALQTNVQGGQVLATSGAVLQSVNGLVSLGETGSTYFQPSMAGFLQQTCFDQDYNITASAAAAAGFANHNLPFGSDAPNSQGNKAGDWTNSATANYNLPEYGATNNHDNIFNNVVGAGLLPTGSSLEANPEASFMFDAANGHENDGDLLLHGHATGFQLSENPSSEAVWKSSP
- the LOC107951192 gene encoding uncharacterized protein, with product MEIQRTFSTIKAIYNELWCLCVQTIQSFSTIIFTETGTPSTQILELCLLLPSIAKVWAALLTSRGTKRESLSTTKHRKPILKAKSKALSHALASATNASTTSSNSLKCYRLEQF